A portion of the Stigmatella aurantiaca DW4/3-1 genome contains these proteins:
- a CDS encoding PPK2 family polyphosphate kinase, whose product MTLDKPGKKVRLASFPEKPPKGLTEKKCQQEFDALCAELFDLQDLLWGARQHSVMVVLQGRDSAGKDGTIKHVVGCLNPRGVHVTSFSAPTEEEREHDFLWRIHRHAPRRGEFAIFNRSHYEDVLVARVNELVPKALWKQRYGHIRDFEELLSEHGTLVLKFFLHITRDEQEKRLLKREEEPRKSWKISAGDWKDRDHWDDYTQAYEDALSRTATKTAPWTIVPADSKWYRNLVVARTIAEALRPHRKAWQAQLDAVGENKKAELAQYRQQK is encoded by the coding sequence CCAGAAAAGCCCCCCAAGGGGCTGACCGAGAAGAAGTGCCAACAGGAGTTCGACGCGCTGTGCGCGGAACTCTTTGATCTCCAGGACTTGCTCTGGGGAGCGCGGCAGCACTCCGTGATGGTCGTCCTGCAAGGCCGGGACAGCGCCGGCAAGGACGGGACGATCAAGCACGTGGTGGGCTGCCTCAATCCCCGGGGCGTCCACGTGACGTCCTTCAGCGCGCCCACCGAAGAGGAGCGCGAGCACGACTTTCTCTGGCGCATCCACCGCCACGCCCCCCGGCGGGGCGAGTTCGCCATCTTCAACCGCTCCCACTACGAGGACGTGCTCGTCGCGCGCGTGAACGAGCTGGTGCCCAAAGCGCTCTGGAAGCAGCGCTACGGACACATCCGCGACTTCGAGGAGCTGCTGTCCGAGCACGGCACCCTCGTCCTCAAGTTCTTCCTCCACATCACCCGCGACGAGCAGGAGAAGCGGCTGCTCAAGCGCGAGGAGGAGCCGAGAAAGTCCTGGAAGATCAGCGCCGGGGACTGGAAGGACCGCGACCACTGGGACGACTACACGCAGGCGTACGAAGACGCCCTGTCCCGGACGGCGACGAAGACGGCGCCGTGGACCATCGTGCCCGCGGACTCCAAGTGGTACCGGAACCTCGTGGTGGCGCGGACCATCGCCGAGGCCCTCCGTCCGCACCGCAAGGCCTGGCAGGCCCAGCTGGATGCGGTCGGCGAGAACAAGAAGGCGGAGCTGGCGCAGTACCGCCAGCAGAAGTGA
- a CDS encoding MBL fold metallo-hydrolase has translation MSEAIPGMPPAPPAARPRPAAVVMLYRRVGSGVEVFWVKREKALSFAGGFYAFPGGKVDKADAAVPVRGASGEQAAARVAAARELFEETGVLVAEGAEAVTAERSRVLRQELLSGQRPWGEMVAAEGWALQAEDFVPAGRWITPPFMPVRFDAHFFAVEMPPHAQAELWPGEFSEAAWVAPAEALARWERGTALLHTPNLHALKVLHQEGISQEAFARLVSPPHCVDFITQRLEFQQGVRVVALETLTLPPATHTNTYVLGNGELLIVDPGAGDAREYEKLLDLIALLKEEGMRPVAVFLTHHHGDHIAGARAVKERLGIPLWCHARTADRLEAAADRLLEDGEVLELAGSPPQRWHVLHTPGHARGHLTLVDELSRAAVVGDMVAGMSTIVIDPPEGNMRDYLAQLARLRDWPVTTLYPAHGVPIPDGPGKLQEYLHHRALREARILEAVPVSGASLSQVVKDAYSDTPVFLHPVAERSALATLEKLLEEGRVRMEAGHYFRR, from the coding sequence ATGAGCGAAGCGATTCCCGGCATGCCGCCTGCGCCTCCCGCGGCCCGCCCGCGGCCCGCGGCCGTGGTGATGCTGTACCGGCGGGTGGGCTCCGGGGTGGAGGTGTTCTGGGTCAAGCGGGAGAAAGCGCTGAGCTTCGCGGGCGGCTTCTACGCCTTTCCGGGAGGCAAGGTGGACAAGGCGGACGCAGCGGTGCCGGTGCGGGGTGCCTCGGGGGAACAGGCCGCCGCGCGCGTGGCCGCCGCCCGGGAGCTCTTCGAGGAGACCGGGGTGCTGGTGGCCGAGGGGGCGGAGGCGGTGACGGCGGAGCGGTCGAGGGTGTTGCGTCAGGAACTGCTGTCAGGTCAGCGCCCCTGGGGCGAGATGGTGGCCGCGGAGGGATGGGCGCTCCAGGCGGAGGACTTCGTCCCGGCGGGCCGGTGGATCACCCCCCCCTTCATGCCCGTGCGCTTCGATGCCCACTTCTTCGCGGTGGAGATGCCCCCTCACGCCCAGGCGGAGCTGTGGCCGGGGGAGTTCAGCGAGGCGGCGTGGGTGGCGCCCGCCGAGGCGCTGGCCCGCTGGGAGCGGGGCACCGCCCTGCTGCACACGCCCAACCTCCACGCGCTGAAGGTCCTGCACCAGGAGGGCATTTCCCAGGAGGCGTTCGCGCGCCTCGTCTCCCCGCCTCACTGCGTGGACTTCATCACCCAGCGCCTCGAGTTCCAGCAGGGGGTGCGGGTGGTGGCGCTGGAGACGCTCACCTTGCCTCCCGCCACGCATACCAACACGTACGTCCTGGGCAACGGCGAGTTGCTCATCGTGGACCCCGGGGCGGGCGATGCGCGCGAGTACGAGAAGCTGCTGGATTTGATCGCCCTCCTGAAAGAGGAGGGGATGCGGCCCGTGGCCGTCTTCCTCACCCACCACCATGGGGACCACATCGCCGGTGCCCGGGCGGTGAAGGAGCGGCTGGGCATTCCCTTGTGGTGCCATGCGCGCACGGCGGACCGGTTGGAGGCCGCCGCGGACCGGCTGCTGGAGGACGGGGAGGTGTTGGAGCTGGCGGGCAGCCCTCCCCAGCGCTGGCACGTGTTGCACACGCCGGGACATGCCCGGGGCCACCTCACCCTGGTGGATGAGCTCAGCCGCGCCGCCGTGGTGGGAGACATGGTGGCGGGGATGAGCACCATTGTGATCGATCCGCCCGAGGGCAACATGCGCGATTACCTGGCCCAGCTCGCGCGGCTCCGGGACTGGCCCGTCACCACGTTGTACCCCGCACACGGAGTTCCCATCCCCGATGGGCCGGGCAAGCTTCAGGAGTACCTCCACCACCGGGCCCTGCGCGAGGCGCGCATCCTGGAGGCCGTTCCCGTTTCGGGGGCCTCCCTGTCCCAGGTGGTGAAGGACGCGTATTCGGACACGCCGGTCTTCCTGCACCCGGTGGCCGAGCGCAGCGCGCTGGCCACGCTGGAGAAGCTCCTGGAGGAAGGGCGGGTCCGGATGGAGGCGGGCCACTACTTCCGGCGATAG
- a CDS encoding HD domain-containing protein translates to MRIRDPIHGTISVSDPEKAIIDSRHYQRLRHVRQLGFGDLAFPGATHTRHAHSLGAMHVASRLFGAVAERSELPEEVRSRFHTAVRLAVLCHDLGHMPLSHASESIAPLRAALKLPSWLDGTAEGDQATHEDFTAKILLDSSLTPVIEKHFGPLGIRADAIVGLITGARSPKDPGFTHRGVDWTPLLRALVSGELDADRMDYLLRDSFYTGVNYGRYDFDWIISNLNPAVKDGRAYLALSRAAAFAFEDFLLSRYHMFVSVYYHHTSVNFDHMLRRYYEEAPGEFEIPADPEDFLLSDDAALWYTLRRSKNRWAERISTRRGFKLLAQFTERDTGYDMDVLRSALVAGQFEHYIVESRGVLSKYFAEGAQGPSLFIVDVSTGRLTEVARYTPLYQRYSGSVRLTRIYVRPDQVEAARTLMGQLLGQGVES, encoded by the coding sequence ATGCGGATTCGCGACCCGATTCACGGCACCATCTCCGTGAGCGACCCGGAGAAGGCCATCATTGACAGCCGCCACTACCAGCGGCTGCGCCACGTGCGCCAACTGGGCTTCGGGGACCTGGCATTCCCCGGCGCCACCCACACCCGGCATGCCCACTCGCTGGGGGCCATGCACGTGGCGTCCCGGTTGTTTGGCGCCGTGGCGGAGCGCTCGGAGCTGCCCGAGGAGGTGCGCTCCCGGTTCCACACCGCCGTCCGGCTCGCGGTGCTGTGCCATGACCTGGGCCACATGCCCCTGTCCCACGCCTCCGAGAGCATCGCGCCGCTCCGGGCTGCCTTGAAGTTGCCGTCCTGGCTGGACGGCACGGCGGAAGGGGACCAGGCCACCCATGAGGACTTCACCGCGAAGATCCTGCTCGACAGCTCGCTCACGCCCGTCATCGAGAAACACTTCGGGCCGCTGGGCATCCGGGCGGATGCCATCGTGGGGCTCATCACCGGTGCTCGGTCCCCCAAGGATCCGGGGTTCACACACCGGGGGGTGGACTGGACGCCGCTCCTGAGGGCCCTCGTCTCGGGGGAGCTGGACGCGGACCGGATGGACTATCTGCTGCGCGACTCTTTCTATACGGGCGTCAATTACGGCCGGTATGACTTCGATTGGATCATCTCCAACCTGAACCCCGCGGTGAAGGACGGGCGGGCCTATCTGGCGCTGAGCCGGGCGGCGGCGTTTGCCTTCGAGGATTTCCTGCTCAGCCGCTACCACATGTTTGTCTCGGTCTATTACCACCACACCTCGGTGAACTTCGACCACATGCTGCGGCGCTACTATGAGGAGGCGCCCGGGGAGTTCGAGATTCCCGCCGACCCGGAGGACTTCCTGCTCAGCGACGACGCGGCGCTCTGGTACACGCTGCGCCGTTCGAAGAACCGGTGGGCGGAGCGCATCTCCACGCGGCGGGGCTTCAAGCTGCTGGCCCAGTTCACCGAGCGCGACACGGGCTATGACATGGACGTGCTGCGCAGCGCGCTGGTGGCCGGGCAGTTCGAGCACTACATCGTCGAGTCTCGCGGGGTGCTCTCCAAGTACTTCGCGGAAGGGGCCCAGGGGCCGAGCCTCTTCATCGTCGATGTGTCCACGGGGCGGCTCACCGAGGTGGCGCGCTACACCCCGCTGTACCAGCGCTACAGTGGCTCGGTGCGGTTGACCCGCATCTACGTGCGGCCCGACCAGGTGGAGGCGGCGCGCACCCTGATGGGGCAGCTGCTGGGACAAGGGGTGGAGTCATGA
- a CDS encoding D-alanine--D-alanine ligase family protein — MHIVILHNRDHDLLEEDPGREAREDVMRVATCLSEALTRSTTHAEPLAVEGDGLDFVDTLRRMQPDLVINLCESLAADSRGEIVVPGLLDMIGQPYTGSSALSLGLALHKPKAKELLRARGISTPAFAVVKRLEDVKAVDLPYPLIVKPAHEDASMGVDFDSVVEGPAQLARAAAEVLSTFHQPALVEQFIRGREIYVPLLGNAPRRALPLTEIHFGQAFENRPNIVSYKAKWETESPECRDSTSAVCRLEDADLEARLVHTAMEAFSALDCQDYGRVDLRVSPDGVPYVIDINPNCDLHPGAGFAKAALAAGIDYPALAAHLVEIALERTHGNPSPRKKGSGTARRTDQPNRNVLAGRGPVRHRAGGPRAHAE, encoded by the coding sequence ATGCACATCGTCATCCTGCACAACCGCGACCACGACCTGCTTGAGGAAGATCCAGGAAGGGAGGCCCGTGAGGATGTGATGCGTGTGGCCACCTGCCTGAGCGAGGCCCTCACCCGGAGCACCACCCACGCCGAGCCCCTGGCCGTCGAGGGCGACGGGCTGGACTTCGTGGACACGCTGCGCCGGATGCAGCCGGACCTGGTCATCAACCTGTGTGAGTCCTTGGCCGCCGACAGCCGGGGCGAAATCGTCGTGCCCGGCCTGTTGGACATGATCGGCCAACCCTACACCGGCTCGTCCGCCCTCTCGCTGGGCCTGGCACTGCACAAGCCCAAAGCCAAGGAGCTGCTGCGCGCCCGGGGCATCTCCACCCCGGCCTTCGCGGTGGTGAAGCGCCTGGAGGACGTGAAGGCGGTGGACCTGCCCTACCCGCTCATCGTCAAGCCCGCCCACGAGGATGCCAGCATGGGCGTGGACTTCGATTCGGTGGTGGAGGGGCCGGCGCAGCTGGCCCGCGCGGCCGCGGAGGTGCTGAGCACCTTCCACCAGCCGGCGCTCGTGGAGCAGTTCATCCGGGGCCGGGAGATCTACGTCCCCCTGCTGGGCAATGCCCCGCGCCGGGCGCTTCCGCTCACGGAGATTCACTTCGGCCAGGCCTTCGAGAACCGGCCCAACATCGTCTCCTACAAAGCCAAGTGGGAAACAGAATCCCCCGAGTGCCGCGACAGCACCTCCGCGGTGTGTCGGCTGGAAGACGCCGACCTTGAGGCACGGCTCGTCCACACCGCCATGGAGGCCTTCTCGGCGCTGGACTGCCAAGACTACGGGCGCGTAGACCTGCGCGTCTCGCCGGACGGCGTGCCCTACGTCATCGACATCAACCCCAACTGCGACCTCCACCCCGGGGCGGGGTTCGCCAAAGCCGCCCTGGCGGCCGGTATCGACTATCCCGCCCTGGCGGCCCACCTCGTGGAGATCGCCCTCGAAAGAACCCATGGAAATCCGTCCCCTCGAAAAAAAGGATCGGGAACCGCTCGCCGGACTGATCAGCCGAATCGAAACGTTCTCGCCGGAAGAGGTCCAGTGCGCCATCGAGCTGGTGGACCTCGCGCTCACGCCGAATAA